The Flavobacteriales bacterium genome includes a region encoding these proteins:
- a CDS encoding insulinase family protein, which translates to MKNFKLFALVGLLIGGWQYGFAQFELIEEVKPDASSNNIPYVKYKLSSNDLTLIIHEDHSDPIVHVQVAYHVGSARESIKNSGFAHFFEHMMFQGSKNVEKEEHMKIINEAGGSNNAFTSFDKTVYHNTAPSNITETMLWLEADRMGTHLDGFDTVKFNNQRDAVKNEKRQRYDNQPYGMVDEEIFKSLFPNHPYEWMPIGFVDDLDDATFDDLRNFFLRWYGPNNATLVVSGDVDPEQVKVWVNKYFGTIQKCPEVRPMRATAPALPFSKYVRTLDNIWAPKTVVNYPTVPEYHKDDAALFILSRLLGGSNNSILYRNLVKTEEAIHADASYTSLELAGFFQITVYTPYAGLSLDEIEKRINQTLEEFEKNGVSQEDLDRIKTGLKADFVDQTNSVKDKAMLLSHWNMMKGNGFNLDDEMARYANVTTDDVMRVFRKYVLNQKAVILTVSPDLSGNKSDNEKSKSVNPHAGQQKTIDIQYKGLTYNPPKDDFNRAQKPQAAASKTIKVPSYYTSKFDNGLKLIGSQSEDMKKVYIYFDIEGGHLMEADKTVKVGTASLLADLLNEGTSKMTTEEFSAALEKLGSNISFGSGNTSSTVYVEALVENIDATIELLKDALFAPRFDASDFKRIKKQTLESLNNQKKNPNWMASSTYNSIVYGKKSIMAQSASGDFKSVSSIGISDCRAYYDRFYSPNVTKVSTIGPLSEKEMLAKLDFLKSWQNKNVTVPALPQPIKPAKTTIVLVDKPYAPQSVILAGYPSLTYDYNGDYFKANAMNFALGGNFNSRLNHNLREVKGYTYGASSNFGANHFYGNYVFSGNFKREATDSTIMLLMKEMIEFKNGGIKEDELSFTKNSMMLSQALGYERPIQKLDFLASIIENDLPKNYISEQQAIINSLTVEQVNALARKYIEPEHMLIVVVGHQYKIKSGLDRLGYGKVKVVTIN; encoded by the coding sequence ATGAAGAACTTTAAATTATTTGCCCTTGTGGGTTTATTGATTGGAGGCTGGCAGTATGGGTTTGCCCAATTTGAGCTAATTGAAGAGGTAAAACCGGATGCCTCAAGCAACAACATTCCGTATGTTAAATACAAATTGAGCAGCAATGATTTGACATTGATTATTCATGAAGATCATAGCGACCCAATTGTTCACGTGCAAGTGGCATATCACGTAGGCTCTGCCCGTGAAAGCATTAAAAATAGTGGGTTTGCTCACTTCTTTGAGCACATGATGTTTCAAGGCTCGAAAAACGTGGAGAAGGAAGAACACATGAAAATTATTAATGAAGCCGGAGGAAGTAACAATGCCTTTACGAGTTTTGATAAAACGGTTTATCACAACACGGCACCGAGCAATATTACAGAAACGATGCTCTGGTTAGAAGCTGATAGAATGGGTACTCACCTTGATGGGTTTGACACAGTTAAATTTAACAATCAACGAGATGCTGTGAAAAACGAGAAGAGACAACGATACGACAATCAGCCCTATGGTATGGTCGATGAAGAGATTTTTAAGTCATTGTTTCCAAACCATCCGTATGAGTGGATGCCTATCGGTTTTGTTGACGATTTAGATGACGCTACATTCGATGATTTAAGAAATTTCTTTTTAAGATGGTATGGACCAAATAATGCCACGTTGGTTGTTTCTGGCGATGTGGATCCAGAGCAGGTAAAAGTATGGGTGAACAAATATTTCGGGACCATTCAAAAGTGTCCAGAAGTACGGCCAATGCGGGCTACAGCTCCTGCACTTCCATTTAGCAAATATGTGAGAACCTTGGATAATATTTGGGCTCCTAAAACTGTAGTTAACTACCCAACAGTTCCAGAATATCATAAAGATGATGCAGCCTTATTTATATTGAGTAGATTACTTGGAGGGTCAAATAACTCAATTCTTTACAGAAATCTTGTCAAAACAGAAGAGGCCATTCATGCCGATGCCTCTTATACTTCTCTTGAACTTGCCGGATTTTTTCAAATTACCGTATATACTCCTTATGCAGGGTTGAGTCTTGACGAAATAGAAAAACGAATCAATCAAACCTTAGAAGAATTTGAAAAAAATGGAGTTTCGCAAGAAGATTTGGACAGGATAAAAACGGGCCTAAAGGCTGATTTTGTTGATCAAACCAACTCTGTTAAAGACAAGGCTATGCTGTTAAGTCATTGGAATATGATGAAAGGAAATGGCTTCAATTTGGACGATGAAATGGCTCGATACGCAAATGTGACAACCGACGATGTTATGCGGGTGTTTAGGAAATATGTGTTAAACCAAAAAGCAGTTATTCTTACTGTTTCTCCTGATTTATCGGGCAATAAATCGGATAATGAGAAAAGTAAAAGTGTAAACCCCCACGCAGGCCAGCAAAAAACCATAGACATTCAGTACAAAGGTCTGACTTACAATCCACCAAAGGATGATTTTAATCGTGCACAAAAACCTCAAGCTGCGGCTTCTAAAACAATAAAAGTACCTTCATATTATACATCAAAATTTGACAATGGTTTAAAACTCATTGGCTCTCAATCAGAAGACATGAAAAAAGTGTATATCTATTTTGATATAGAAGGTGGTCATTTAATGGAAGCCGATAAAACTGTAAAGGTGGGTACGGCCTCTCTTTTGGCCGATCTTTTAAACGAGGGTACATCCAAAATGACAACGGAAGAGTTTAGTGCAGCACTTGAGAAATTGGGAAGCAACATCAGCTTTGGCAGTGGAAACACGTCAAGCACGGTGTATGTTGAAGCCCTTGTTGAAAATATTGATGCAACTATTGAATTGTTGAAGGATGCGTTGTTTGCTCCTCGTTTTGATGCATCTGACTTTAAACGGATTAAAAAGCAAACCTTGGAGTCGTTGAATAATCAAAAGAAAAATCCAAACTGGATGGCTTCTTCTACATACAATTCCATTGTTTATGGCAAAAAAAGTATCATGGCTCAGTCAGCCAGCGGAGATTTTAAAAGTGTTAGTTCCATTGGCATAAGCGACTGTAGAGCCTATTACGACAGGTTTTATTCTCCAAACGTTACAAAGGTTTCCACTATTGGGCCATTGAGCGAAAAGGAAATGCTTGCAAAACTTGATTTTCTTAAATCGTGGCAAAATAAAAATGTCACTGTTCCGGCATTACCTCAACCGATAAAACCTGCCAAAACAACCATTGTTTTGGTGGACAAACCGTATGCTCCGCAAAGCGTTATTTTGGCCGGATATCCTTCGTTGACTTATGATTATAATGGAGATTATTTTAAAGCAAATGCAATGAATTTTGCCCTTGGTGGCAATTTCAATAGTCGTTTAAATCATAATCTTAGAGAAGTTAAAGGATACACTTACGGTGCATCTTCAAACTTTGGAGCAAATCATTTTTATGGCAATTACGTTTTTAGTGGCAATTTCAAACGAGAAGCTACGGACAGTACTATTATGCTATTAATGAAAGAAATGATTGAGTTTAAAAATGGCGGAATCAAAGAGGATGAGTTGTCTTTTACCAAAAACTCCATGATGCTTAGTCAGGCGTTGGGTTATGAGAGACCAATTCAAAAATTGGACTTTTTGGCCTCAATCATTGAAAACGACTTACCAAAAAATTATATCAGCGAACAGCAGGCTATTATTAACTCATTGACAGTTGAGCAGGTTAATGCCTTGGCAAGGAAATATATTGAGCCTGAACACATGCTAATTGTTGTGGTAGGGCATCAGTATAAAATTAAAAGTGGGCTGGATAGATTGGGTTATGGCAAAGTAAAAGTTGTCACAATCAATTAA
- a CDS encoding DUF1572 family protein, with product MESYLESVIKQVEYYKSLADKTFSQTTDNEMFWQYNSESNSMAIIAKHLAGNMLSRWTDFLTTDGEKEWRNRDTEFEMLFKSKQEVLEYWEKGWSCFLNTLQTLSEHDLDKIIYIRNMGHTVMEAINRQLAHYPYHIGQIVFLGKMLKNEKWQSLSIPKGKSDSYNSEKFAKPKERKHFTDDL from the coding sequence ATGGAATCGTATTTAGAAAGCGTAATAAAACAAGTGGAATACTACAAATCTTTGGCTGACAAAACTTTTAGCCAAACAACTGATAATGAGATGTTTTGGCAATATAATTCTGAAAGTAACAGCATGGCCATCATTGCAAAACACTTGGCAGGAAACATGCTCTCTCGATGGACGGATTTTTTGACTACCGATGGTGAGAAAGAATGGAGAAATCGGGACACTGAATTTGAGATGCTTTTTAAAAGCAAACAAGAAGTTTTGGAATATTGGGAAAAAGGTTGGAGCTGCTTTCTAAACACTCTTCAAACTTTATCTGAGCATGACTTAGATAAAATTATATATATCCGAAATATGGGTCATACGGTAATGGAAGCCATCAACCGCCAATTGGCACATTATCCATATCACATTGGTCAGATTGTTTTTTTGGGCAAAATGCTCAAAAATGAAAAGTGGCAAAGTCTCTCCATTCCAAAAGGAAAATCGGATAGTTATAATTCAGAAAAATTTGCAAAACCAAAAGAGAGAAAACACTTTACAGACGATTTGTAG
- the rseP gene encoding RIP metalloprotease RseP: MTGLIMAGQLILSLAILVTFHELGHYLAARAFGIRVEKFYLFFDAWGKKLFSIKKGDTEYGIGWLPIGGYVKIAGMIDESVDKEQMKQPPQPWEFRSKPAWQRFIVMIGGIVVNLILGFLFLVMVMKVYEKDYVTIDTVNQEGILAGEIGEKLGFKDGDKLITLNGNTYERYDDYMGMEAIFGGDMVVERDGELKTITIPDTIFRILKSNRGALIGTHESIFISELSDEVPNAKNAGLMVNDRLVSINDTAIRNFAELSDKLAKNKGKEISVGYVRNGEIKQTKAQVDTAGKLGFGPELKIYESARTKYSLGSAIKYSLKESWDNIYFNAVGLKRIATGKIPANQVKSVIGMAKFFGGTWDWHRFWSMTAMISLALALMNALPIPALDGGHMLFLTWEMITGKPASEKVLLVAQYIGMALLLTLMALTMGNDIWNLIKGN, translated from the coding sequence ATGACAGGATTAATAATGGCCGGACAGTTGATTTTATCATTGGCCATTTTGGTTACTTTCCATGAGCTTGGGCATTACCTTGCTGCCCGTGCATTTGGCATTCGGGTAGAAAAATTTTATTTGTTTTTTGATGCCTGGGGCAAAAAATTATTCAGTATAAAAAAAGGTGACACCGAATATGGTATAGGATGGTTGCCCATTGGCGGCTATGTAAAAATAGCCGGAATGATTGACGAATCGGTGGATAAAGAGCAAATGAAACAGCCTCCACAACCCTGGGAGTTTAGAAGCAAACCGGCATGGCAACGCTTTATTGTAATGATTGGCGGTATTGTAGTTAATCTTATCCTGGGTTTTCTATTTTTGGTTATGGTTATGAAAGTTTATGAAAAGGACTACGTAACTATAGACACAGTAAACCAGGAAGGGATTTTGGCAGGTGAAATAGGCGAAAAACTGGGTTTTAAAGATGGCGATAAACTGATTACCCTTAACGGAAACACCTACGAGCGATATGACGACTATATGGGCATGGAGGCCATTTTTGGCGGAGATATGGTGGTGGAGCGAGATGGAGAATTGAAAACCATTACCATTCCAGATACCATTTTCAGAATCTTAAAATCAAACCGAGGAGCACTTATTGGAACACACGAAAGTATTTTTATAAGCGAATTGTCTGATGAAGTACCGAATGCTAAAAATGCAGGATTGATGGTTAATGACAGACTTGTTTCTATTAATGACACAGCCATACGAAATTTTGCAGAACTAAGCGACAAATTAGCCAAAAACAAAGGAAAAGAAATTTCTGTGGGCTATGTGCGAAATGGCGAAATAAAACAGACAAAAGCCCAAGTTGACACTGCCGGAAAACTGGGTTTTGGGCCAGAACTCAAAATTTACGAATCGGCAAGAACAAAATATAGTCTGGGTTCGGCAATCAAATATTCTCTTAAAGAAAGTTGGGACAATATATACTTCAATGCCGTTGGTTTAAAACGAATTGCCACCGGAAAAATCCCTGCAAATCAGGTGAAAAGTGTTATTGGTATGGCAAAATTCTTTGGTGGCACATGGGATTGGCATCGGTTCTGGAGCATGACAGCCATGATTTCGCTGGCTTTGGCATTGATGAATGCCCTGCCTATTCCGGCTCTCGATGGTGGCCACATGTTGTTTCTAACTTGGGAAATGATAACTGGAAAACCGGCCTCAGAAAAGGTGCTATTAGTGGCTCAATACATTGGTATGGCACTACTTTTAACCTTGATGGCGTTGACTATGGGCAACGACATTTGGAATCTTATTAAGGGAAATTAA